In Balaenoptera musculus isolate JJ_BM4_2016_0621 chromosome 19, mBalMus1.pri.v3, whole genome shotgun sequence, one genomic interval encodes:
- the CIBAR2 gene encoding LOW QUALITY PROTEIN: CBY1-interacting BAR domain-containing protein 2 (The sequence of the model RefSeq protein was modified relative to this genomic sequence to represent the inferred CDS: substituted 1 base at 1 genomic stop codon), with translation MNIVLSRXAQVRLMEDTVTNAEKHFGQFCSLPAAYTRKTVRLRDKADPLVKTLIDFANPEVRAALRNFAEDLAKVQDYRQAEVKRLETKVVNPLKLYGVQIKQTQVSKAEIKKFKHVWNNELKQLEKLEKLRQKSHSERQTISQAETSVQRASVDASRTSHQLEETVEAFQEQLNLQKIFSDFVAIEMVFHAKAVEVYSSAFQTLESYDLERDLEDFRAKMRGVYGRYDARLLTDTTLSPAVPWFLAQVKQSTIRSQRKEAASEDNSAEEDPMEDLRGQGAPSRTKVGGQAQPPRVRGASPAGALLPAQRRPQCRSGGRRATAPWSDPAGQARMQGHPRLHRGPAGSDGKTGKARPP, from the exons ATGAACATCGTTCTCTCCAGGTGAGCA CAGGTGCGGCTGATGGAGGACACGGTGACAAACGCTGAGAAGCACTTCGGCCAGTTCTGCTCACTGCCGGCCGCCTACACCCGCAAGACAGTCCGGCTGCGTGACAAGGCCGACCCACTGGTCAAGACGCTCATCGACTTCGCCAACCCGGAGGTGCGGGCCGCCCTGAGGAACTTCGCCGAGGACCTGGCCAAAGTGCAGGATTACCGGCAGGCCGAG GTCAAGAGGCTGGAGACCAAGGTGGTCAACCCCCTGAAGCTCTACGGGGTGCAGATAAAGCAGACCCAGGTGAGCAAGG CTGAGATCAAGAAATTCAAACACGTCTGGAACAACGAGCTCAAACAACTGGAAaagctggagaaactgaggcagaagtccCATTCAGAGAGACAGACCATC TCCCAG GCGGAGACCAGTGTGCAGAGGGCCTCGGTGGACGCCAGCCGCACCTCCCACCAGCTGGAGGAGACGGTGGAGGCATTCCAGGAGCAGTTGAACCTCCAG AAAATTTTTTCGGACTTTGTGGCCATTGAGATGGTCTTCCATGCCAAAGCGGTGGAGGTGTATTCCAGTGCCTTCCAGACCCTGGAGAGCTACGACCTGGAGAGAGATCTGGAG GATTTTAGAGCCAAGATGCGTGGCGTTTATGGGCGTTATGACGCTCGGCTGCTCACAGACACCACCCTGTCCCCAGCTGTCCCGTGGTTTCTTGCCCAGGTGA agCAGAGCACCATACGGAGCCAGAGAAAAGAAGCAGCCAGTGAGGACAACTCTGCCGAGGAGGACCCCATGGAGGACCTCAGGGGACAGGG TGCACCATCCAGGACCAAGGTGGGGGGACAGGCACAGCCCCCCAGGGTCCGAGGGGCATCACCAGCAGGGGCCCTCCTTCCAGCGCAGCGACGCCCTCAGTGCCGCTCAGGAGGGCGCCGAGCGACAGCGCCCTGGTCTGACCCTGCAGGACAAGCGAGGATGCAGGGTCACCCCCGCCTGCACAGAGGTCCTGCGGGAAGTGATGGGAAGACGGGCAAAGCCAGACCACCCTGA